TAGCCTTAACAAAACGAGTTTAAGAACTATTTGCTTTtggcttttaatattttactcaaGAAAGGAGGTTATAAGTTCGACGTAGCCATCTTATCGtcttaagatattaattaatattgaaatatcaaaGCAATTTACAGAGCTTATTAAATCACATAATGATTTATGCATCGAAAATTTGTCTACTGGAAGTATtgcaagttttattattttttaatttatttccttgTAAAGGTTAAATCGCAAATTTTTACTCAaggcattttaaatttaaaaagacaaaaGAATTTGGTCACAATACTAAACTGAATTTGATAATtcggaattttaaatattatactattgaTGTTTTTAGTAAACTTAAgggatttaatttttcattttaaaatttttgttgccTGCTTCCTACTTATAACCGAacctaataaaaatacatgtatagTTAATTAACACTAGATAACGTGTCCTTCCTTATAAAccattgaataataataaggttATCAACAAACTCAACTTGTTGCTAACTGAACAATGTAGGAAATGTTCTTCTTAAAAGATAAGCGtgtaatgtataaaacaaatagtgTTGCCAGCATAAATTATGGCTTACCTCGTAAAAAAGTATGCAGCCAAAATAGACAACCAAACATCATTTTCTAAAACTGTCAAGAATTTGAACAGTGACGTAGGAGTTCTTggcaatttcattaaaattgttattccCACCAAATCGTAATAAGGTACAGTAAAATCGACTACATTCTCCCTTTCCGCCATTACAGATAATGACGTTAAACCTATATCTGCCCTTTTTTCCATCAATTCCTTTATAATTCCATTCCAGTTACCATTCTCATCCATTACACCGAAGCTTCCATCCGGTGCTAGCGTTATTTCataatcaaatttaacaaTCTGTCGAATTTCCTCGATAAGATCAATGCAATAACCTTTAAAACCCTTCGGCGCTTCTTCGTCTCTAATAATGAAAGGTTGTTGCTACGgagttcataatatataattgtaatatatgtaaatgtaatttaagaaACAATGATACATTTTATGACAGAACGTCATCCAATTGTTTACACAACtgtatataaacatgttatcaaaagaatttaaacattGTGAAGTTCGTTCACCTACCTCGACGGTGACTATTCTATATACCAGTTGAGCGGAATAGTCGCTCATATTATCAGGATCAGTTAGTAATAGGGGACTGGATAAGCCAGCCTTCCACGACCCCAGAGTCTTACTTCCTATAGATGCCCCATCTTTAATGGTGACGGCCGTTAAATCAGTGGAAAATTCCATATAACTTCTTCCGTTCATTGGATCGTCCTCGGGTATATAAAATGAAGCATATGTTGGTGTTTCCTTCACCTAAAATTATAACCTAGATGACGAAATCGCTCCAAAATTAAGCCATGATGCACACgacaatacataatataactttaaatatattaatatgaaagtcGCGATTTACGCTACATAATATCGTAATACCTCTTGAAAAGCAGTTTTGAGATCTAAGCTCCTGTTAGGTGTATTCTTGCCATCGTAATCATCACaggtaataaaattcatatcatTTTGCCATTTGCCAGAGTCCAGCAATGACCTGGAAAATCATAAGCTGTATATTCTCTCGGAATAAACCAAGCTATAATTAGATGTTCTACGTTACACGTGTGCAGTGAAACGGGAATAagcattacatataaaatacgtttacTAAAGGTCGTTactttatagataaaaaagttCTCAATGACAGGTCGAAATAAAACGCGGAAGTGATTTCAGGCTCCCCGTTCATGCTGTAcgtcgttttaatttttcctaATCGATCTCGACTGTTGGCATCCGGCGTTGGTTTTATGTGAACTATTGTCGCGTCTTTGCAGCCGCAGCTTATTTCCCCTTTATCTAAAGATAAAGCAAACCAGGCCGTCTTTCGGCCAAAGTACTGGTTTTCATTCGCGGCgtctaatacattttttatagtcCTTAAACTGCCgacgataaaaaaattcactatGTCCAGCTCTCGTAAGCTTCTTAACTGAGTTTTTATGTCATCCTTGCTAAAACTCTTAACGGGAGTAATAACATGACGTGTCGGAATATTCTGCAGAAGCGATTTATATTTGTGATCCATAACTAGAAAGGAACGAGTTGGTTATAAATGTGTttactataaagaaaataatatctttatatatacttattaattcCTTTCGAATAGTTTTTGCTATCATAATTTACTAACCGAAATATTCATCAAAAATTATAGCAGCATTTGTAATATCTTGTTTCATAACGATCGCCCGTACGGCTTCAGGCAGGATGTCTGCTGGAGGCATGACTTGTAACAGATATTTAGTTTGGTTATCAACGAGGGCACGCCATTGTCGTAAGTCACCCGGTTGACCAAAGGAACCAGAAATAGTTGGCAAAGCCAAAGCTGCGGTAAATGACTTTATAGTTTCCGAACCGACGCCAGTCATCGTGAAATCCAACACGACATGAGGCGTTTTCTTCGCAGAAATCATATCATTGTATTTTCTGCAAACTAATCATAATACAATCTAAACAAGGTGACATAAAACACGTTCCAAACAATTACaatgatattataagtttatttttgtaagacttactcgaaaaaaatatttttatattatcctaGGTATATCTAGttgctattattaaatacataccgTTCTCAAGAAAAACTTTAGCATCACTACGGTTTCCAACAACGATCACTGGATTAACCGCTAGACCCAAACCAGGATTCCGCCTTACATACTCTTTGGCTACTTCAAATGATCTTTCAGCCAGTGCGTTATTTTCTTCGTTTATCAacacttaaaaaaagaatcaGTCAAATGAACTGAAATTTTCGCATATTCATACATCAAGTTACTTACAGACATTAATATTCTGTGTCGTTTGAGAAAGGATTATtctgaagaaatatataagaagGACATTCAGTAAGATCATCCTGTCGGCTGTTACCGAGGTATTATACTgagatatataaatgtgttgtGTACTAAGTAGTCACCACGGCGACGTCCGGCCTTGGTTCGCCCCTAGTAATTGATGTTTTCTATACTCATCACTTAAACATCAGGTTCTATGTACACGGTGTAATAATACTCATTATATGCTGAATACTGTATTAGACTCATTAGAATTACATATTCCTTTGTTTTCAGTTCTATAATTAACTtgtagtattatataatttgtataatctacattattttgtaactttggctgtattttctgttaaaaaatgtgtaggtaataatttagttttgcgGACTAAATTTTAAGTGATTGGGATTtgggtatataaaaaacaatagcaTTTATTAGACTATTTTATTGcctgaatttaaaaatcttttacaaaCACTGACTCACTAAGTAGTGTTAGACTGTACATACTACGGTCTAAAACTATATGTACTTCAGAATTTATTAAGGTccgaaaaataatttgaaaaaaagttagtcaaaatcttaatatataattcctcAGCTTGGAACAccgtttcaaatatttgttgcAGCATGAGAATTAGGATTCACATCCGCAGAGATATCTTACATTCGAGATTTGTATCTATCACATTAATgagaagcaaaaataaattagaaaaaaaaaacagcaataagaaaataaagacCCATAGAATTCAAAAATAGCacacaaaaaaattagtaTGTCAATATGAACTATCACCTTGTCAACtttgaactttaaaaattcttaaaattactgATGCACGGCGGACTTCAATCAAGGCAAGTCCACGATGCATTCCAACCCAAGTCAAAGGAATGTTTATTGGTTAAGTAAATAATGCCTATGTAGTAAATGTGCGACATTAAATTGCTAACTTAAATTTACAACtgaattatttatctaacactttaattttaattaaccttatcttaataaaatccttGTTACTGAAGCTGTTGTGTCGCATCGTTCACAGAACGGATCCCGGACTGATCTTCACATTGAGTGAATAACTTTGGCAGTACCTAGTGGTGGAAATGTTCCATGACCAATGATTCAATTCAATAACCAATACGCAAACAGCAAACTCGGAATCCAATCTAGTGCATGGTCAGTTCACTGCGATGCACATGACATGACTGTTAAGAAATCTACACTTCACAGGTACTTCCACAGGTaagttaaatacatttgtattataaacttaaactAGTGCGGTCGCAAAAGGGCCCAACTCTGTTATATAAAGCGTACAAATATGTAACaatgtataaaaactatagttttggcattgtaaatgtatatagaggatatgtatgtatgagtTGAACCCTAATGAACATGAATGCATTGCAGTAAACCAAGCGTTGTGTTTATGTATCTTTAGGCCGCCTCTTCCTCGGCGGGTGGAGCCTCTTCGACCACTTTCGACTTCTTCTCTGGTGTGGTCTTTTCAGACTCACCATTGTCTGTCGCTACAGATTTCCTCTTGACACCGGCTTCCTTCTTTTCTTCTGTAAGAAATAAagatatgttttgttattctgcattaaagaaaataatttcagtaaatgattattttaaaaataaatacataattggTATACCTCTATTGAGACTAgatggaaaattatttatataggagAATGTCTGTTATACTAACCGACGGCATCACCATTTTCAACAGCGTCATTGCTGTCTTCGTCTCCATTTTCAGCTGGTGTCTCTTCGGGCGCGTCTCCGCTGCCATTCTCTTCCTTACCGTTGCTCTCAGGCTCCGCAACCTTTTTGGCGGGAGATTTCTTCACTGGCGATTCTTTTGCCGCCTCAGTCGAGGAAACTTCCTCGGGCGCGGCATCTCTGTAATAACAAAGTTGGATTTTGAGctagtttgtaaatagtttaagggaatttaaaaaaatatcacaatggTCAATTTGATAATCTAATTAGATTTATGTGCATCTAATTGCAAGACCTTGTACTATTTGCAGTGCTGAACGCATACCACGTTAGTcgcaataaaatgttattactaACTAGGTTGTCAAGGTACTTGGCACCATTACGGTATATCGTAATTTACAACCAAACCAACATACGCACGCACATTTAACAAGTGGGGCGATAGAAAGGAAGTGTGCCGGAACAAAAACAAGTGGCAATTGTTGCACAAGACTACCTGCATGCATCTGGGAAAGTAACACGGAAGCGAACTTAAACCTTAGTGTAGAGTGAATAGCCAACTCCGATAATTTGGCCCGAGTCGAGGATTAgaaaacgttaaaaataactaatgacAACACGCGGCCCTCGAAGCGATAATGTAACCAACGAGTTGCAAAACTCGCAAGTCTCAGCGAATTTGAAACAAGCGCGCGCCGATGACGCTACCGCGCCGGCACGCCGTGAACACAGCGCCATCTTGAACAAGCTATTCGCGCTCGCCGGCATGCTTTCAATTTTCCCGTTAATGTTATGCACGGaaacactttaatatatatggttatatgcttatttacttattagcaattaaaataatcactctttagtaaaacaataacttttgaaacagttttatatCATGTTTGTCAAACGAAAATTTTCCCGCGTGTTGGCGTCTAACGTCAATAGACCAcgaaaacgttttaaaaatgttaaacttaTCGAAACACTTCTAAAACTTATACCGAATTTGTGTTTCAAGAGAtagttagaaaataattacttaaaatacgaaatacaaaataggAAGCCATTTTGATCACGTTTCCAAAGCCgccaaaacaaagttataaaatataattcttataaattaaaaaatatatgtacataacttACTTCTTTTCAATAGCTGCGTCTGCCATTTTGGtaaaattggttttatatttgcttgatatatcaaataaaaaatatccggCACGTGCTTCGCACTACGAACAACAACGCTCACTGCACAAACACTGGAGACCAAATGAAGGAGAAAGAAGGAAAATGTGCGCGGTGTTTTGCAGGGTCACGCGTTTGAAGCGGAGCTAACTTCGCAAAATGAAATAGTCATATCCGCACCCACATACATTAAAGTGAGATGGATATAGTTGTAAGCTCCACTTCCAGCAACCTTGAATTCCATGAAGTGTAGACAGAGACAAAATATACAACGCTCCAGCtcgtgtaaaaatataaaatgagatGAATCAAAACCCTCCCCCCCctccaaaaaaaatctaaattatacaaaaattaccgccataactaaaaatatatataatatattaacgttTTAGGAGTTACGAATAACTTAAGTAAACTAAAGAACgcacagaaaaaatattttacttgttgcctatacatataatttatacaataaggtataataatatgttcaaaaataaataatgtaacgtGTTTGTCGATGAGCCAAAATTACAAATCGGTTCAAAAGTTGTGAATTTTTGAGtggaatgaaattattttagcagaatgaatattttataagtaaactcTAACCTGATTTACATGTACTCGTGTATTTTGGAAGTTCATTGCCTTATACGAATGTcctcaaaataattaaataaattgcttaATACATTACGCTGACAGTTGAGATacgcttaaaataaaatttggttgGTCGGCATTTGGAAAAAGAATAacctaaaagatatttttttaatttagcatATCTGCGAACATTATtagattagtttaaaaatctcAATTTAAACAGGAAAATactaatagttaaaataataaaaactgctaacaaaattgtttccaataaattaaacattattttaaccgCTGGTTTATTTCTGGTTTCCGCCAAAGCGATTTCAGTTCACCTCTACAGCCAGAAAATATCAGATCTTTGAAACATTAAGTTTCAAAACACGTTGGATAATTACAGttaataatgacatttaatgCGACGAAATAGAGTTCATCTTGAGCGGCATCTCTGCAAGAATAAATTGGTAAGTGTATTGGGTCGTTGGCTTTTGAAAGAAATCTTGGCACTCGTCACTGATTTCGTCAGAATATGAATACGTTAAGAACAATCCAGCTAAAAAATTCAACATAGTCAGGTAAGAACCTTGAATGGGAATATGTAATAAGTCTACTTTAAGATGCTAgcgtattatttttgtatagttttaCTTAACGGCTATTTGTAAAACAAGATGGCCGAATGTTTTGAAAGTTCGACCGCCATAAGTGTCGCCGGGCTGTGAGTGAAACGATTTTATGATCATTTTCATACTCGCATTATTGTTATCGCTAGCTattctaacaatttttaattatttgttgcaGACTCTACCGTAGTATAACCACCTATAGTGTAgtgtaaataaagattattttaccGTCCACAGACTTAGTCAAACTTGCCCATTATTATTCTGCTGAAGTTAAGtagaattttatgtttaatttaccTGCTTTAGTTtgataaatcttaaaataggATAGTTAACAATATTGAGATTGAATATTTGGAGCGGAAATAcgagaagattttttttttaattttaatacaaaatagtaataaagtaGGCAAAAGTTTTTCTTACTCATAATTTTAGagttaattagaaattttgaagTACCgttgcaatattttatataagtatattacatattattacagtatttatataacgatatatataattttattactttcaacgtaattattcatataaaaatcggTTAGGTTATGTAAATTGTGTTCAACGAAGAGAATATACGGCTGCAGAAAAATAGAAGTAAGTAATTAACTAGAGTCTATAATTTTTCGTAAAGAAACATTAGAGtaggtaataataaaaatctacaaTATTTTCTGTGTAGATCATAACCTTAATACTTATAAAGGAGAGTGCAGACTGTGGTATATAGGTATGATATTCTTTTGTAAGCGGAAATTTCCgtcatttcataatttttctgAACCTACCTTATACTGTTTTCAAAGCAATGTCTAAATATGaatcataaataacaatacaaagttttaatataacattatatcatatttaaattttacaagtttttgtattaatttaaaagtacacGAATACCTATGTTGCTATGCTGTGGGTAAGTGTTTTTATGTCTTGTTGAATTATAGTCTTTATTGCATAAAACATAAGGTTGTTGCGCTTGCATGTTCTGGCCTTTACAACGGAAGATATTGGCGGTCATCGGTCTGTGTAGTGAAAGGGACTGAGCTATACGAATTGTATATTTTCGTCTCTTTCGTTGCGTATATGGCAGTTAGTTTTCATGGTAGCTTGCACCCTAGTTGGTCGGatcttttaattcttataggcttagaataaactttttacttGACTTATATAGACGTTTTATACAAAGTTTGGTTAATTGAATATTGTTCATTACTAGATAGATGATACATATCCCTctgatgtttattaaattggtaaattttaaaaagttctgtaaaataaaatttgtaacataCTTTACCAGCATGAAATGTTACCTTGGAGTTGAATGaaacaaaagtaaattaattattcatatttagatAACAGATACGAATTGTTTTGGATTTTTCGTCAATAACAGAAATGCATTACATTATCAGACAATATGGATTTGACCGTGGATTCACTTAAGATATGAAAAAAGGCAAAAAAATCCCGATATACATTCACATAACCAACCgcttacaaattttaaaagatccaaaataataaattaacccttttgttttcaaataattcttaGACACCTTCTTGTTCCCACATATGCGTTCACGTGTCAGACTAAAATATGCCTTATAATAAGGAActgcaattataataaaatatatatacaatgaaagaCATAGGTATTCaagataactttttaaaatgaaggAATTCTCACATTCGCAAAAGTAATCAGTATACTAAAAACAgaacacaatataataattttcatacctACAcaatatactattaatttcGACCATAGAGATTTGAATCGATTCGCttacaatgttttaataaattcatatttgacCTTAAATGTATTTCCATAATACGGGATGTtcaagtttgttttttttttttacaaatacctTTGGGTTTTTCctcaattattttgtattgagaacagcgccatctgtttTTAAGATGAAATGGTGTTAGTATTTGGTGTTGCCATACGTACATTTTAGAGCCCTATGGTAGAATATTTTAGTTTGCATAAATGATCGTCAAATGTCACGTCGACGATAATATAATCTtatgttattgtttgttaCTATCTTTTGATATtggaaagttttattaaattattaaatattatttatgtagtaaAGAAACATATTAGCTATTCCTCACtcttataactataattttattatttaggtgCAACAATTAATACTCAATAAAATCacattttgaagaaaaaaaaaacaatttaaaatcctCAAGatagatattttcatttattatgtaatatatttatttatatcatttactaATAGACCAAGTAACGTTGGAATGTTAGTAAAGTTTGCAAGGAATATTTCGCGTGATATGAAATAACAAATCTTTTTCTACTTcatataattagaaaatatttactaaaaacgAAAGGAAGTAAGGctgtattatgaaatattcagAGATCTAGAAATTGtttccttatttttaattttgttattgattttataaatgtacacGTATTGGTATAAgtcctaaaatataaaattttattccatcaaaaaatataactgataGTTTGGTTTTGACACATACTTcatacttcatttttattaatttactttcctTTATTTGGTTTCTGACATGGAATACGAGGATTAAAGGAAGTCAGCATTCCTTCAAAAAATAGTTGTTACAATGTGTTAATTACcattaataaactattacaTTATTACACCTGTAGTCAATAAGCTTATGCGCaagcataaaaaaaacgatatttaattgtattaaaattattatttgtactaTTATTCCATTACTAGTGTTCACAATGATAGTATTGAGTTGGAGatgttgttaataattttatacggtTAATTTTTACGTCTTGAGTAAACATAATatctttacaaaaacattaataaaaaaagttattgtgTAGCAATTAATgtcctattattattaatagttaggTGTATgattcaaaaacattattatatttgataaaattttacaaattggTAGTTTTTAAGAGGATAAGTTGCACATATTAATGTAGAAGGGCAACACTGCCGTAATTGACCGCCACCCGTGAGCAAATCGTTCGCTCGTTCTCGCTCTGTCGATCGAGTTCAGTGGAAGCCATTTTATTCTTGTGAATgtgacaaaatattctttgatatATCTCGAATTCGAACTAATTGTGTCAATGTGTGCCTACAAGTGTTATTTGTGAcgtgacaaatattttaagagttaGAATGTACGTGTTTAAAATCGGGTTGTGTTGACCTGCCCGTTTTTTACGCGGACGTTTAAGGCAGGCATCGATTAGTGCAAAAGGCAGTCCTTATAACGGCGACTAGAGTCAGTGGAATAGTCTAGTGGGGTGCGCCATGGGCAACAATGCTGCCACCGCTAACAAAAAGGTGGATGCCGCCGAAAGCG
This genomic window from Danaus plexippus chromosome 14, MEX_DaPlex, whole genome shotgun sequence contains:
- the LOC116769618 gene encoding ionotropic receptor 25a, whose translation is MILLNVLLIYFFRIILSQTTQNINVLLINEENNALAERSFEVAKEYVRRNPGLGLAVNPVIVVGNRSDAKVFLENVCRKYNDMISAKKTPHVVLDFTMTGVGSETIKSFTAALALPTISGSFGQPGDLRQWRALVDNQTKYLLQVMPPADILPEAVRAIVMKQDITNAAIIFDEYFVMDHKYKSLLQNIPTRHVITPVKSFSKDDIKTQLRSLRELDIVNFFIVGSLRTIKNVLDAANENQYFGRKTAWFALSLDKGEISCGCKDATIVHIKPTPDANSRDRLGKIKTTYSMNGEPEITSAFYFDLSLRTFLSIKSLLDSGKWQNDMNFITCDDYDGKNTPNRSLDLKTAFQEVKETPTYASFYIPEDDPMNGRSYMEFSTDLTAVTIKDGASIGSKTLGSWKAGLSSPLLLTDPDNMSDYSAQLVYRIVTVEQQPFIIRDEEAPKGFKGYCIDLIEEIRQIVKFDYEITLAPDGSFGVMDENGNWNGIIKELMEKRADIGLTSLSVMAERENVVDFTVPYYDLVGITILMKLPRTPTSLFKFLTVLENDVWLSILAAYFFTSFLMWVFDKWSPYSYQNNREKYKDDEEKREFTLKECLWFCMTSLTPQGGGEAPKNLSGRLLAATWWLFGFIIIASYTANLAAFLTVSRLDTPIESLDDLSKQYKIQYAPLNGSAAMTYFERMANIEVRFYEIWKEMSLNDSLSDVERAKLAVWDYPVSDKYSKMWQAMKEAGLPNSIEEAVDRVRASKSSSEGFAWLGDATDIRYHVLTSCDLQMVGDEFSRKPYAIAVQQGSPLKDQFNNAILQLLNKRKLEKLKEDWWNNNPNAIKCEKQDDQSDGISIQNIGGVFIVIFMGIGLACVTLGVEYWWYKWRRRPTISDVKQVEPAKSVRNNTEANTKINDGFTFRARNLGLANLKQKF
- the LOC116769620 gene encoding nucleolin-like gives rise to the protein MADAAIEKKDAAPEEVSSTEAAKESPVKKSPAKKVAEPESNGKEENGSGDAPEETPAENGDEDSNDAVENGDAVEEKKEAGVKRKSVATDNGESEKTTPEKKSKVVEEAPPAEEEAA